The proteins below are encoded in one region of Tolumonas auensis DSM 9187:
- a CDS encoding helix-turn-helix transcriptional regulator, with amino-acid sequence MQNFTFPQEEQHFRIQNCKTPQMLANQLTILCAANNFEYYQLCLTLRRGLQQTDLTLLTQTPDNWAEHYAKNNTIQNDSLYQRAQTQSRPLFWQSEAKPEHENFLPMDCWRQFGMEEGIAVPLHGPAGFCGYFALSRHKKEPIRLQDFFHLSYLGHILQEQAIQLFSPEQSNLSGREKECLFWVSEGKTSWEIAQILGITERTVNFHLNNAIRKSGCKNRYQTVAKNIITGELAHTVTRINLTHLLQSPQSLSA; translated from the coding sequence CCCTCAGATGCTGGCTAATCAGCTGACAATATTATGTGCAGCCAATAACTTTGAGTATTACCAGTTATGCCTGACATTACGTCGCGGCCTGCAACAAACGGATCTTACTCTGCTGACGCAAACACCGGACAACTGGGCAGAGCACTATGCTAAAAACAACACGATCCAGAATGATTCATTATATCAGCGCGCGCAAACCCAAAGCCGGCCATTATTCTGGCAGTCTGAAGCCAAACCGGAACATGAAAATTTCCTCCCGATGGACTGCTGGCGGCAGTTTGGAATGGAAGAAGGGATAGCAGTACCGTTGCATGGTCCTGCTGGTTTTTGTGGTTATTTTGCATTGAGCCGTCACAAGAAAGAACCGATCCGGCTTCAGGACTTTTTTCACTTAAGCTATCTGGGACATATTCTCCAGGAACAGGCAATTCAGCTGTTTTCTCCGGAACAATCAAATCTTTCCGGCCGGGAAAAAGAATGTCTGTTCTGGGTGAGTGAAGGTAAAACTTCATGGGAAATTGCACAGATCCTGGGTATTACAGAGCGCACCGTAAACTTTCATCTGAATAATGCCATCCGGAAGAGCGGCTGTAAGAACCGCTATCAGACAGTGGCAAAAAATATTATTACCGGTGAACTGGCACACACAGTGACCCGAATCAATCTGACCCATCTGCTCCAGAGTCCGCAATCCCTCTCTGCCTGA